The Georgenia sp. TF02-10 genome window below encodes:
- a CDS encoding DUF4262 domain-containing protein, with amino-acid sequence MCLTCDGWSDEEIHQYHLDTIAKHGWVILGVEAGDGHPPFAYTIGLTRFHDHPELVISGFEGKDAAVMLNELAAHVREGHRFAAGDIIASFSPHRSMLVQVLEPRLMAYAQEMYGSGGARLVPGLQVVWTNHAGQWPWDPGWPTTQRKQELFGVPVEWST; translated from the coding sequence ATGTGCCTCACCTGTGATGGTTGGAGCGATGAGGAGATCCACCAGTACCACCTCGACACGATCGCCAAGCACGGGTGGGTGATCCTCGGCGTGGAGGCCGGCGACGGTCACCCGCCGTTCGCCTACACGATCGGGCTGACCCGCTTCCACGACCACCCCGAGCTTGTCATAAGCGGATTCGAGGGGAAGGATGCGGCGGTCATGCTCAACGAGCTCGCCGCGCACGTGCGCGAGGGGCACCGCTTCGCGGCGGGCGACATCATCGCCTCGTTCAGCCCGCACCGCTCGATGCTGGTCCAGGTGCTCGAGCCGCGACTGATGGCCTATGCCCAGGAGATGTACGGCTCTGGCGGCGCCCGCCTGGTCCCTGGCCTGCAGGTGGTGTGGACGAACCACGCCGGGCAGTGGCCGTGGGACCCGGGCTGGCCCACGACGCAGCGGAAGCAGGAGCTGTTCGGGGTGCCCGTCGAGTGGTCCACCTGA
- a CDS encoding DUF2237 family protein, producing MIDRMERNVLGGELGKCGTDPVTGYYRTGRCRAGPEDRGNHSICAVMTSDFLVHQRLLGNNLLAAQPQWQFPGLRPGDRWCVVAARWLQSAAVGVAAPVVLACTHERALEVVPLEVLRRHAVDVPDDPGALG from the coding sequence ATGATCGACCGCATGGAGCGCAACGTGCTGGGCGGGGAGCTCGGCAAGTGCGGCACCGACCCGGTCACCGGCTACTACCGGACCGGCCGGTGCCGTGCCGGCCCGGAGGACCGGGGCAACCACAGCATCTGCGCGGTGATGACCTCCGACTTCCTGGTGCACCAGCGGCTCCTGGGCAACAACCTCCTCGCCGCGCAGCCGCAGTGGCAGTTCCCCGGCCTGCGCCCGGGTGACCGGTGGTGCGTCGTGGCCGCGCGGTGGCTCCAGTCCGCGGCGGTGGGCGTGGCGGCACCGGTGGTGCTCGCCTGCACCCACGAACGTGCGCTGGAGGTGGTGCCGCTGGAGGTGCTGCGCCGGCACGCCGTCGACGTGCCGGACGACCCGGGCGCGCTGGGGTGA
- a CDS encoding TPM domain-containing protein has product MRPRTACRALAVAALVLLPAGLAVPAAAEPPESLSEQVTDSAGVLDTGDEAEIQQAFDELEADTGQELVVTFVDTFDGMTPEEWTVETATMSNMGPDNILLAVAVEDRDYYGARHSSSAIAESDFEQVLDQDVEPELGADNWAGAAVALADGVSEIATGGGGGDDGDGGSGAGFFGTVLVIGLLVIAGIGLFAFLRRRRQPQAEAAPRRQQLPPDHPLNLPTEELAKRAGSALIAADDAVRGADQEFGFARAQFGLQATDAFAAALGTAREKLQQAFHVRQLLDDDRPETETQQRQMYADILGLTGEIEQTLRDQATQFTRLRDMQARAPEALSELEQRAGEVGRLIEGARAELARLATQYPAAALASVAKNPDQAAALLGSARQAVAEGRAKVEAGDRASAVTYARVAEEAVQQADTLLKNVQGAGRALADAGARLDTALASITADVQDARRLAPDDPAVLARRKDAEAAIALGQQAREGGDPLAALQRLTQAEAAIDAALAPVRAEDENRQRAAAQLDDRLGRLASQIQAVQDFITTRRGSVGTEARTRLSEAARLASEANRLAGRDPVAALQRAAQAEQMAASAQALAERDSDQFDDPWGGGFGGGRRAGGLDVGSLILGGILLGGGGHGGGWGGGWGGGGGFGGGGGSFGGGGFGGGGGGFGGGGFDGGGGSF; this is encoded by the coding sequence GTGAGACCCCGCACCGCATGCCGCGCCCTGGCGGTCGCCGCCCTCGTCCTCCTGCCCGCGGGTCTCGCCGTCCCGGCCGCCGCCGAGCCGCCGGAGTCCCTGAGCGAGCAGGTCACCGACTCCGCCGGGGTGCTCGACACCGGGGACGAGGCGGAGATCCAGCAGGCCTTCGACGAGCTCGAGGCCGACACCGGGCAGGAGCTCGTCGTCACCTTCGTCGACACCTTCGACGGGATGACGCCGGAGGAGTGGACCGTCGAGACGGCGACCATGTCAAACATGGGGCCGGACAACATCCTCCTCGCCGTCGCCGTCGAAGACCGCGACTACTACGGCGCCCGCCACAGCAGTTCCGCAATAGCCGAGTCCGACTTCGAGCAGGTCCTTGACCAGGACGTCGAGCCCGAGCTCGGCGCGGACAACTGGGCCGGCGCCGCGGTCGCGCTGGCCGACGGCGTGAGTGAGATCGCCACCGGCGGAGGCGGCGGGGACGACGGCGACGGCGGCAGCGGCGCCGGCTTCTTCGGCACCGTCCTGGTCATCGGGCTGCTGGTCATCGCCGGCATCGGCCTGTTCGCCTTCCTCCGGCGGCGCCGCCAGCCCCAGGCGGAGGCCGCGCCGCGCCGCCAGCAGCTCCCCCCCGACCACCCCCTCAACCTGCCCACCGAGGAGCTCGCCAAGCGTGCCGGCTCGGCCCTGATCGCGGCCGACGACGCCGTCCGCGGGGCGGACCAGGAGTTCGGCTTCGCCCGGGCCCAGTTCGGGCTGCAGGCCACCGACGCCTTCGCCGCGGCCCTGGGGACGGCGCGGGAGAAGCTCCAGCAGGCCTTCCACGTCCGCCAGCTCCTCGACGACGACAGGCCAGAGACCGAGACCCAGCAGCGGCAGATGTACGCCGACATCCTGGGCCTGACCGGGGAGATCGAGCAGACGCTGCGGGACCAGGCAACGCAGTTCACCCGGCTGCGGGACATGCAGGCCCGCGCGCCGGAGGCGCTCAGCGAGCTCGAGCAGCGCGCCGGGGAGGTCGGCCGGCTCATCGAGGGCGCCCGCGCCGAGCTCGCCCGCCTGGCCACCCAGTACCCCGCCGCGGCGCTGGCGTCGGTGGCGAAGAACCCGGACCAGGCCGCCGCCCTGCTGGGCTCGGCGCGGCAGGCCGTCGCGGAGGGCCGCGCCAAGGTCGAGGCCGGGGACCGGGCCAGCGCGGTGACCTACGCGCGGGTCGCCGAGGAGGCCGTGCAGCAGGCCGACACGCTCCTGAAGAACGTCCAGGGGGCGGGCCGCGCGCTGGCCGACGCCGGCGCCCGCCTGGACACCGCGCTGGCCTCGATCACCGCCGACGTCCAAGACGCCCGCCGCCTCGCCCCAGACGACCCCGCCGTGCTCGCCCGCCGGAAGGACGCCGAGGCCGCGATCGCCCTCGGGCAGCAGGCGCGGGAGGGCGGGGACCCGCTCGCCGCGCTGCAGCGCCTGACCCAGGCCGAGGCCGCCATCGACGCCGCCCTCGCACCGGTCCGCGCCGAGGACGAGAACCGGCAGCGGGCCGCCGCCCAGCTCGACGACCGGCTGGGCCGGCTGGCGTCCCAGATCCAGGCCGTGCAGGACTTCATCACCACCCGGCGGGGCTCGGTGGGCACCGAGGCCCGCACCCGGCTGTCGGAGGCGGCCCGGCTGGCGAGCGAGGCGAACCGGCTCGCCGGCCGTGACCCGGTGGCGGCCCTGCAGCGGGCGGCCCAGGCCGAGCAGATGGCCGCCTCCGCCCAGGCGCTCGCCGAGCGTGACTCCGACCAGTTCGACGACCCGTGGGGCGGCGGGTTCGGCGGCGGGCGCCGCGCCGGCGGCCTCGACGTCGGCTCGTTGATCCTCGGCGGCATCCTGCTCGGCGGCGGCGGGCACGGGGGCGGCTGGGGTGGTGGCTGGGGCGGCGGGGGCGGCTTCGGCGGTGGCGGCGGCAGCTTCGGCGGCGGCGGCTTCGGTGGCGGGGGCGGCGGCTTCGGCGGCGGCGGGTTCGACGGCGGTGGGGGCAGCTTCTGA
- a CDS encoding YihY/virulence factor BrkB family protein: MTQQQVRPVRRQPYRRHVVAKAARQFLAHECWDRAAGMTFFAVLSVPPLAIALTSVLALLGEGRSGTAAVLEILAILSPDEEALETVSQPVLAVLRQPAAGVALLVGLVTAVWMSAGYVGALGRAINMIYGISEGRPMWKLQATHLLTTVVLLAFAILVVLLLVVSGPVARALGEVLGLGTTVVHVWEAVRWPMLLLAAVTVVAVLYYASPNIEPPRFRPVSPGAVLALLVAAVASFGLRLYVTTAGRFEINYGVALAGVVVFFIWLWIINMALLFGAEVDHEVERVRQLKAGIPADRDLRVRVRDTRASRRAARQRAADEARARNLREHWGDGAE; this comes from the coding sequence ATGACGCAGCAGCAGGTCCGGCCGGTGCGCCGCCAGCCCTACCGCCGCCACGTCGTCGCCAAGGCGGCGCGGCAGTTCCTCGCGCACGAGTGCTGGGACCGGGCGGCGGGGATGACGTTCTTCGCCGTGCTGTCCGTCCCGCCCCTGGCCATCGCCCTGACCTCGGTGCTCGCGCTCCTCGGCGAGGGCCGGTCCGGCACCGCGGCGGTGCTGGAGATCCTCGCCATCCTCAGCCCGGACGAGGAGGCACTGGAGACGGTCAGCCAGCCGGTCCTCGCCGTGCTGCGCCAGCCCGCCGCCGGCGTCGCGCTGCTGGTCGGGCTGGTCACCGCGGTGTGGATGTCCGCCGGCTACGTCGGCGCGCTGGGCCGGGCGATCAACATGATCTACGGCATCAGCGAGGGCCGGCCGATGTGGAAGCTGCAGGCCACGCACCTGCTCACCACGGTGGTCCTGCTGGCCTTCGCAATCCTGGTCGTCCTCCTCCTCGTCGTGTCCGGGCCGGTCGCCCGGGCCCTCGGGGAGGTGCTCGGCCTCGGCACCACCGTCGTGCACGTCTGGGAGGCGGTGCGGTGGCCGATGCTGCTGCTGGCCGCCGTCACCGTCGTCGCGGTGCTCTACTACGCCAGCCCCAACATCGAGCCGCCACGGTTCCGGCCGGTCTCCCCCGGCGCAGTCCTGGCCCTGCTGGTGGCCGCCGTCGCCTCGTTCGGCCTCCGGCTCTACGTCACCACCGCCGGCCGGTTCGAGATCAACTACGGAGTCGCCCTGGCCGGCGTCGTGGTGTTCTTCATCTGGCTGTGGATCATCAACATGGCGCTGCTGTTCGGCGCCGAGGTCGACCACGAGGTCGAGCGGGTGCGCCAGCTCAAGGCCGGCATCCCCGCCGACCGCGACCTGCGGGTGCGGGTGCGGGACACCCGGGCGAGCCGCCGCGCGGCGCGGCAGCGGGCGGCCGACGAGGCTCGCGCGAGGAACCTGCGGGAGCACTGGGGCGACGGCGCGGAGTAG
- a CDS encoding DNA repair helicase XPB, giving the protein MPDGPLIVQSDKSLLLEVGHERAGAARRAIAPFAELERAPEHVHTYRITPLGLWNARAAGHDAEQVVAALLDFSRYPVPHGLLVDVAETMDRYGRLQILKHPVHGLVLHALDRPVLEEVLRSKRVKGLLGARVDEEDVLVHPSERGHLKQVLVKLGWPAEDLAGYVDGEAHPIALAEDGWQLRPYQREAAESFWHGGSGVVVLPCGAGKTLVGAAAMAQSSTTTLILVTNTVSARQWREELLRRTSLTEDEIGEYSGARKEVRPVTIATYQVLTTRRKGVYPHLELLDAHDWGLVVYDEVHLLPAPIFRMTADLQARRRLGLTATLVREDGREDEVFSLIGPKRYDAPWKDIEAQGYIAPAECVEVRLTLPDRDRMLYATAEPEERYRLAATAEGKDRVVREILARHPGEQTLVIGQYLDQLEDLAAALDAPLVTGQTSVTQRQRLFAAFRAGEVPVLVVSKVANFSIDLPEASVAVQVSGSFGSRQEEAQRLGRLMRPKADGKTAHFYAVVARDTVDQEFAAHRQRFLAEQGYAYRIIDAEDLATA; this is encoded by the coding sequence ATGCCCGACGGCCCCCTGATCGTCCAGTCCGACAAGTCCCTCCTCCTCGAGGTCGGCCACGAGCGCGCCGGGGCCGCCCGCCGCGCCATCGCCCCCTTCGCCGAGCTCGAGCGCGCCCCCGAGCACGTGCACACCTACCGCATCACCCCCCTCGGCCTGTGGAACGCCCGCGCCGCCGGGCACGACGCCGAGCAGGTCGTGGCGGCCCTGCTCGACTTCTCCCGGTACCCGGTCCCGCACGGGCTGCTCGTCGACGTCGCCGAGACGATGGACCGCTACGGCCGGCTGCAGATCCTCAAGCACCCCGTGCACGGCCTCGTCCTGCACGCCCTGGACCGGCCGGTGCTGGAGGAGGTGCTGCGCTCGAAGCGGGTGAAGGGGCTGCTCGGCGCGCGCGTCGACGAGGAGGACGTCCTGGTCCACCCCTCCGAGCGCGGCCACCTCAAGCAGGTCCTGGTCAAGCTCGGCTGGCCGGCGGAGGACCTCGCCGGCTACGTCGACGGCGAGGCGCACCCGATCGCGCTCGCGGAGGACGGCTGGCAGCTGCGGCCCTACCAGCGCGAGGCGGCGGAGAGCTTCTGGCACGGCGGCTCGGGCGTCGTCGTCCTGCCCTGCGGGGCCGGCAAGACGCTGGTCGGCGCCGCGGCGATGGCCCAGTCCTCCACGACGACGCTCATCCTCGTCACCAACACCGTCTCCGCGCGGCAGTGGCGCGAGGAGCTCCTCCGGCGCACGTCGCTGACCGAGGACGAGATCGGGGAGTACTCCGGCGCCCGCAAGGAGGTCCGCCCGGTCACCATCGCCACCTACCAGGTGCTCACCACCCGGCGGAAGGGCGTCTACCCGCACCTGGAGCTGCTCGACGCGCACGACTGGGGGCTCGTCGTCTACGACGAGGTCCACCTGCTGCCCGCGCCCATCTTCCGGATGACGGCGGACCTGCAGGCCCGCCGCCGGCTCGGGCTGACGGCCACGCTCGTGCGCGAGGACGGCCGGGAGGACGAGGTCTTCTCCCTCATCGGGCCGAAGCGGTACGACGCCCCGTGGAAGGACATCGAGGCGCAGGGCTATATCGCCCCGGCCGAGTGCGTGGAGGTGCGGCTGACCCTGCCGGACCGGGACCGGATGCTCTACGCCACGGCGGAGCCGGAAGAGCGCTACCGCCTCGCGGCCACCGCGGAGGGCAAGGACCGGGTGGTCCGCGAGATCCTCGCCCGGCACCCCGGGGAGCAGACCCTGGTAATCGGGCAGTACCTCGACCAGCTCGAGGACCTGGCCGCCGCCCTCGACGCCCCGCTCGTCACCGGGCAGACGTCCGTGACGCAGCGGCAGCGGCTCTTCGCGGCCTTCCGGGCCGGGGAGGTGCCCGTGCTGGTGGTGTCCAAGGTCGCCAACTTCTCCATCGACCTGCCCGAGGCCTCGGTCGCCGTGCAGGTCTCCGGCTCCTTCGGGTCCCGGCAGGAGGAGGCCCAGCGGCTGGGCCGGCTCATGCGGCCCAAGGCCGACGGCAAGACGGCGCACTTCTACGCGGTGGTCGCCCGGGACACCGTGGACCAGGAGTTCGCCGCGCACCGGCAGCGGTTCCTCGCCGAGCAGGGTTATGCGTACCGGATCATCGACGCGGAGGACCTGGCGACGGCGTGA
- a CDS encoding DUF559 domain-containing protein: protein MDVEQALREAGGVLRRSALPRTRGQHRQLAELLTSGAVRAVGGWVTSADASPALVAARCLNATITCVSAAAVLGLPVLRPDDRVHVAVPRDRARVVPDRGLGAVVVHRESLWTPAHKLLHPVAPVPEALARALRCLPAEEAICLVDGALHRQLVSREELERALLGRGAGPARRALGRADGRSRSLAETCARLVLQDAGFDVIPGVVISGVGEVDLRIGHVVLECDGFAYHSGRREFREDRRRDRVLTEMGYVVLRFTWEDIMGDPSLLIESVRAALAVRRVVPSA from the coding sequence GTGGACGTCGAACAGGCCCTCCGCGAGGCGGGTGGCGTGCTGCGCAGGAGTGCGCTCCCGCGCACCAGGGGGCAGCACCGACAGCTCGCCGAGCTGCTGACCAGCGGTGCGGTCCGTGCGGTCGGCGGATGGGTAACCTCGGCGGATGCGTCGCCGGCGCTGGTGGCGGCCCGGTGCCTAAACGCCACCATCACCTGCGTCAGCGCCGCGGCGGTGCTCGGCCTGCCGGTCCTGCGCCCGGACGACCGGGTGCACGTGGCCGTGCCGAGGGACCGGGCACGAGTTGTGCCCGACCGCGGTCTCGGTGCCGTGGTCGTGCACCGAGAGTCGCTGTGGACGCCCGCGCACAAGTTGCTGCACCCGGTGGCACCGGTGCCGGAGGCCCTCGCCCGTGCCCTACGGTGCCTTCCGGCGGAAGAGGCGATCTGCCTGGTGGACGGGGCGCTGCACCGGCAGCTGGTGTCCCGGGAAGAGCTCGAGCGTGCCCTCCTCGGCCGTGGCGCCGGCCCGGCGCGACGCGCGCTGGGCAGGGCCGACGGGCGCAGCCGGTCCCTCGCCGAGACATGCGCCCGCCTGGTCCTGCAGGATGCCGGCTTCGACGTCATCCCGGGCGTGGTGATCTCCGGAGTCGGCGAGGTCGACCTCCGGATCGGGCACGTCGTGCTTGAGTGCGACGGCTTCGCCTACCACTCCGGACGCCGCGAGTTCCGTGAGGACCGGCGCCGGGACCGGGTCCTGACCGAGATGGGCTACGTGGTGCTGCGGTTCACCTGGGAGGACATCATGGGTGACCCATCGCTCCTCATCGAGAGCGTGCGCGCGGCCCTTGCCGTCCGCCGGGTCGTACCCAGCGCCTGA
- a CDS encoding HIT family protein gives MSRPSAAAAREPSCVFCRIVAGDAGAHVIHADAGTLAFLDTRPVFKGHTLLVPRAHVPTLPDLPPDALAPLMAVAQRIAAALVTGLGAQGSFVAVNNVVSQSVPHLHVHLVPRTKGDGLRGFFWPRTKYADDAEAADYARRLRAALDGDPAG, from the coding sequence GTGAGCCGGCCATCGGCCGCGGCGGCGAGGGAGCCGAGCTGCGTGTTCTGCCGGATCGTCGCCGGGGACGCCGGCGCCCACGTGATCCACGCCGACGCCGGCACCCTGGCCTTCCTGGACACCCGGCCCGTCTTCAAGGGCCACACGCTGCTGGTGCCCCGCGCGCACGTCCCGACGCTGCCCGACCTGCCGCCCGACGCCCTCGCCCCGCTGATGGCCGTGGCCCAGCGGATCGCGGCCGCGCTCGTCACCGGCCTCGGCGCCCAGGGCTCGTTCGTGGCGGTGAACAACGTGGTGAGCCAGAGCGTGCCGCACCTGCACGTCCACCTCGTCCCGCGCACCAAGGGAGACGGGCTCCGCGGCTTCTTCTGGCCACGTACCAAGTACGCCGACGACGCCGAGGCCGCCGACTACGCCCGGCGCCTGCGGGCGGCGCTCGACGGCGACCCCGCCGGGTGA
- a CDS encoding GntR family transcriptional regulator has product MFDGPEPIYLQIAQMIRAQVLAGELAEEEQVMSTTQFATTFRINPATAAKAFAQLVDEGLLYKRRGLGMFVAPGAREKLLTEHRRRYFDEVLAPALVQADILGIPTADVVAYVNGRSSPAPDHPEPKGP; this is encoded by the coding sequence ATGTTCGACGGACCTGAGCCGATCTACCTGCAGATCGCGCAGATGATCCGCGCGCAGGTGCTCGCCGGCGAGCTCGCCGAGGAGGAGCAGGTCATGTCCACCACCCAGTTCGCCACCACCTTCCGGATCAACCCGGCGACGGCGGCCAAGGCCTTCGCCCAGCTCGTCGACGAGGGACTGCTGTACAAGCGCCGCGGCCTGGGCATGTTCGTCGCCCCGGGCGCCCGCGAGAAGCTCCTCACCGAGCACCGCCGCCGCTACTTCGACGAGGTCCTCGCCCCGGCCCTCGTCCAGGCCGACATCCTCGGCATCCCCACCGCGGACGTCGTCGCCTACGTCAACGGCCGTTCCAGCCCCGCCCCCGACCACCCCGAACCGAAGGGCCCGTGA